From Mesomycoplasma dispar, a single genomic window includes:
- a CDS encoding P110/LppT family adhesin N-terminal domain, with product MKKIKLKYIIFSILAVSATVSVATSIPYALIAQTENFNSQLKIFTKDVSSAKSLASTTQFDSAEFDKLVANLKPKEKFAKRLNAYDALNLHFDSVYNFDLNDAVDFSELSKKYPDLLFKLVLPESKSAIEIKQNVLKNLGINVSNAAKSINYTTKFDLDFSKQEKSFQFSPENFSASISLSKLKFLEGKTATETAILFYNSFRKNFNETNDATKALYKTFSEFGGISFSLNSEPIFALPSNFEIKPQLEVEKLVFSKVSDEKNELVLNMVLFNKLTQKETRFLLKFVDLPKANQKYGAKFLEIFKKNYQFSNEISKHLAKNNSTVYELFSKHSELNGLNLSEFDTWFKTKQTTITSFLDEIKHLVADFSPTKTSFTVKKPEKSVENKNLVTIELKIDGNLKNQELPLGLKLGENNQYSYTFEFNFDATESIYSGYFKNAIENFDAKTAENLDDLKFEVKKNLPVTIFASTIDDKIKHLLNRPLNPKNITKEIAPLFTFFNYFADKNETEQTEENDKQNSSKSPESPEKSVPVLQNTQSVPVSTTLFQDESSVINSIPKPSSTENAGDYLRKLFKNLEKANFPKNTTVYLSTSYKDKYTLEIKIKTGELKEEKLEIKIDKVSKNNEAYEALAKNANVHLFLDWRTNVETKVDENNKKPVLSSISAVNDANLKFEVDSSYETKSNEVPVLDVENQGIYLAEKGIVLEKPKDSKVAKNLKLNKDTTLFYAFKPTKLPRNLQTRYFLLRSRSTKNKEFSLIIEPDNLNQKYNRIGVDFIDYDKTSTLSQDKIELKWWKKEGTQLTYNGDLKLQKEQKPDKSETVDISKKSKSIIDENYDFLNDADSTIILVVNVKEGEENKPFLEIAFYSSKGKNPLEPKFKWNWELSEKDIEIDLSKDLNLGTIKSKEQLLVDKVYKVLHNMDRNITGITFKAFALFDKSKNDSDYNNILEKFIQEYID from the coding sequence ATGAAAAAAATTAAACTAAAGTATATAATTTTTTCAATTTTGGCAGTTAGTGCAACTGTTAGCGTTGCTACTTCAATTCCATATGCGCTTATAGCGCAAACTGAAAATTTTAATTCACAATTAAAAATATTTACCAAAGATGTATCAAGTGCAAAAAGTTTAGCAAGCACAACTCAATTTGATAGTGCTGAATTTGATAAATTAGTTGCCAATTTAAAACCTAAAGAAAAATTTGCAAAGCGATTAAATGCTTATGATGCTCTAAATTTGCATTTTGACAGCGTTTATAATTTCGACTTAAATGATGCTGTTGATTTTAGTGAATTAAGCAAAAAATACCCTGATTTATTGTTTAAATTGGTTTTACCAGAGAGTAAATCTGCTATTGAAATTAAGCAAAATGTGCTTAAAAACCTTGGAATTAACGTTTCAAATGCTGCTAAATCTATAAATTATACCACAAAATTCGATTTAGATTTTTCAAAACAGGAAAAATCCTTTCAATTTTCTCCAGAAAATTTCTCTGCTTCAATTAGTCTTTCTAAACTAAAATTTTTAGAAGGCAAAACTGCAACTGAAACTGCAATTTTATTTTATAATTCTTTCCGTAAAAACTTTAATGAAACTAACGATGCAACAAAAGCTTTGTATAAAACTTTTTCTGAATTTGGCGGGATTTCCTTTAGTCTAAATTCAGAACCAATTTTTGCTCTCCCATCAAACTTTGAAATTAAACCGCAATTAGAAGTTGAAAAATTAGTGTTTTCGAAAGTTAGTGATGAAAAAAACGAACTTGTCTTAAATATGGTTTTATTTAATAAGTTAACCCAAAAAGAAACTAGATTTTTACTTAAATTTGTTGATTTGCCAAAAGCAAATCAGAAATATGGGGCAAAATTCTTAGAAATTTTCAAGAAAAACTACCAATTTAGTAATGAAATTTCTAAACATCTAGCAAAAAATAATTCAACAGTTTATGAATTATTTAGTAAACATTCTGAACTTAATGGTTTAAACTTGTCCGAATTTGACACTTGATTTAAAACAAAACAAACTACTATCACAAGTTTTTTAGATGAAATTAAGCATTTAGTCGCTGATTTTAGTCCTACAAAAACAAGTTTTACTGTTAAGAAACCAGAAAAATCGGTTGAAAACAAAAATTTAGTCACTATTGAGTTAAAAATTGATGGAAACCTTAAGAACCAAGAGTTGCCCTTAGGTCTAAAATTAGGCGAAAATAATCAATATAGCTACACTTTCGAGTTCAATTTTGATGCAACTGAGTCAATTTATTCTGGTTATTTTAAAAATGCAATTGAAAATTTTGATGCAAAAACCGCAGAAAATCTTGATGATTTAAAATTTGAAGTTAAAAAAAATTTACCAGTTACAATTTTTGCATCAACAATTGATGATAAAATCAAACATCTTTTAAATCGACCATTAAATCCTAAAAATATTACAAAAGAAATTGCACCTTTATTTACTTTTTTCAATTATTTTGCTGATAAAAATGAAACTGAACAAACCGAAGAAAATGATAAACAAAATTCTTCCAAAAGTCCAGAATCTCCTGAAAAATCAGTTCCAGTTTTGCAAAACACTCAGTCAGTTCCAGTTTCAACCACATTATTTCAAGATGAATCTTCCGTTATTAATTCAATTCCAAAACCTTCTAGCACAGAAAATGCTGGTGATTATTTAAGAAAGCTTTTTAAAAATTTAGAAAAAGCGAATTTTCCTAAAAATACGACTGTTTATCTTTCTACTTCTTATAAAGATAAATATACATTAGAAATTAAAATAAAAACTGGTGAACTCAAAGAAGAAAAATTAGAGATCAAAATTGATAAGGTTTCAAAAAATAATGAAGCCTATGAAGCGCTTGCAAAAAACGCTAATGTGCATTTATTTCTTGACTGAAGAACTAATGTAGAAACTAAAGTTGATGAAAACAACAAAAAACCAGTTTTATCGTCAATTTCTGCTGTAAATGATGCTAATTTGAAGTTTGAGGTGGATAGCAGTTATGAAACAAAATCTAATGAAGTTCCAGTTTTAGACGTTGAAAATCAAGGAATTTATTTGGCAGAAAAAGGAATTGTTTTGGAAAAACCAAAAGATTCAAAAGTTGCAAAAAACCTTAAATTGAATAAGGATACCACACTTTTTTACGCTTTTAAACCAACAAAGTTACCACGCAATTTGCAAACAAGATATTTTTTATTAAGATCTAGATCAACAAAAAATAAAGAATTTAGTTTGATAATCGAACCTGATAATCTTAACCAAAAATACAATAGAATTGGTGTTGATTTTATTGATTACGATAAGACATCAACTTTATCTCAAGATAAAATTGAATTAAAATGATGAAAAAAAGAAGGAACTCAATTAACATATAATGGTGATCTTAAATTGCAAAAAGAACAAAAACCAGACAAAAGTGAAACAGTTGATATTTCAAAAAAATCAAAAAGCATAATTGATGAAAACTATGATTTTCTTAACGATGCAGATTCAACAATAATTTTAGTTGTTAATGTTAAAGAAGGTGAAGAAAATAAACCCTTCCTTGAAATCGCTTTTTATTCAAGTAAAGGTAAAAACCCATTAGAACCAAAATTTAAATGAAATTGGGAACTTTCAGAAAAAGATATTGAAATTGATTTGTCGAAAGATCTAAATTTAGGAACAATTAAATCAAAAGAGCAACTTTTAGTTGATAAAGTATACAAAGTTTTGCATAATATGGACAGAAACATCACTGGAATTACCTTCAAAGCTTTTGCGCTATTCGATAAATCTAAAAATGACAGTGATTATAACAATATATTAGAAAAATTTATTCAGGAATATATCGATTAA